The candidate division KSB1 bacterium DNA segment CACGGTTACTGAAAATCCGCTTGCTGAAGCCCCCGGAAATCGGCTGAAAGGCGGTGGTGCGGGTGAAATCGAGGGTGCCGTCGGCCGTGGTATTGAAATCAACTCCGCTGAACAGGCCGATGCCGACGCCTTGTGTGATGGCGACGTCGATCAGCCGGCCATAGACCCGCAGCGTGTCGGCCACGATCATTGTGCCTGATTCGGGCGCAATGAGAATGGTATCTGCGCGGAGGGTGACGCTGTTAAGGTTGTGCTGCTGCAAAGAGTGCTTACCTAAGCCGCTCGTCTGCCCGATATTGCCGTGGTTGGTCACTTTTTGGCCATTGATTTCCACGCTCCCATTGCTCAGAGTACCGGTTCCGGCCGCAATAGTCCTTCGGTTGATGAAGTTTTTTGTGGAAACAATCACATTACCGCCGACGGAACTAGGCCCCAAACCCATGCCGCCTATGACCCCACAGAGCGGGTGAATCATCCCCGCATCGGCATAAATCGCTATCGAGCTAACAAAAGGCGACTCAGCGCCCTTGATGGTACTCATATCCGCCATTTGGAAACTGTAGGTTGATATGGTTATATTTACCCCGCTCATTACTCCGCCAAATAGGTTGCATTGCCCTACGCAAAACTGGAAATGGCCCTGCAAAATCTGGCCGCCTTGGTTATTCAAGATAATGCCATTACGGTCGGCCGAATCATTGTTGGGGCAATACTAAAGCTACACTCAAAATTGGAGGCTCCACGAATCTCGCCTTCGTTGCTTATACCTAGCTGCTCAGTTGTTTGAGACAATGGTCTGATGCAAAAGTCGCCGCTATAGTAGATGCTGCCTGACTTTCTTACAGTTAGTTCTTCTACATTGAGTTTATTGTCTTTTTCGGCCATCAATCTTCCTACGACCGTAATCGCCTTAACCGCAACATTAGTTGGAAGAACGCACGTTTTGTCCACCGGAATAATGACGTGATCTGATTTCGCCGGCACATTGCCATTACTCCAATTAGCCGGATTGTTCCACTTACCGTGGCCGCCGGCGTTGGTAAAGTAGATGTCGGCCTTTACGAGAGATGCAAAGAAAAGAGCCGAAAGAACAATGCACCGCTTGCTCATGACATGCCCTCCTTGGTTGGGATATTCGAGACTATGATCATGAACTCCCAGAAATGTTCGTTGCGAGTGTCCGACCTGCCGGCGCCCAGGATAAAGGCTTTTGCGGTCATGGTCAGCAGACCCGGCGCACCGCCAGTGATCACCTTTACCGGCAGAGAAAGCAAGTCGGCGCGCGAGCATGCTTGTTGCACCGGATGGCGCGCGCACGGATCCCTCCTCTCATGGTTCCCTCCATCAGTCCGTGGTCACAGCCAATGGTCTAATTCCATGGCCTTCCTTGGGTATGACCAAGCGTTGAAGAACGCGCGTCACTTGCGGCAGCAGGAGCATGTTCTTTACCGGCACGCTCGTGCCACCACCGACACGATTCTTACTTTTCTCAAGGTCGACCTCCATGGAAGTACTGCATTGCTCGCCCGCCTGCTGCGGCGACATAGGAACTGGGCTCGGGAATCGTCGAGGTCCCGTGGTAAAGAGAGGCAAATATGTCGTACTGTTCGGCCTCGGCGCCGTATCGAGGCAAGCAGGAATTGGTTCTGCTGAGCTGCATAGGCGATAGCCGGGTAGAACCTCATCCCTTCACTTGGCTCGGAACAGGCAATGGGGGTGTTGACAACCTGCGAGGCGAGCGGCCCGGCGCTCTCATCGATCAGCGCAAGAAGCCAGTCCTCCGGCAAATTACGCAGGCGCTGGCCGAAGACATCCGACTGCGGGACCTGCCAACTGGGATCGGCGCCCCAGGACTCGTCCCATGGGGTGGGGCGCCAGTCGTTCCAAGCGACGAGTAAGGTGCCGTCCAGTTGATTACAGCCGATTTGGTTGAACTCCTGATTGCAAGGACCGGTGTAGATCGGAGAGTCCTCCCAGGTCTTCCACGCTGCCGGATCTCGGGGAGGGTCTCCTTGCTCATCCAGCAGGGCGACGGCATGGAGCGAGTCCGCTTCGCGTTCAGGCTTCAACCCCATGCGGAAGGCGGTGGCATCCGGAAAAGAGCCGAGGCGCTGCCCAAGATCTCCGGAATAGCCATGATGTTCCGTCCACACGACCAGGCACTCAGGCAGGGGATTGCTATGGCGACGCGGGTGGAGTTCTGGCATCTCACACGTGTCGTCGTTGGCGGCGACAAGCGGCGAGCCGCAAAAAGAGCTCATTGCCCCTTTGGCTTGGGTTGCGATGAAAGTGCCGCCCCTATCGCGAACGCTCATGGGGAACTCGGGCAGCCATGGGGTACCCGCGTGAACGTAGCCTTTCGCACAGCACCAGCGCACGCCAGCCTTCCCCAAGTGCCCAGGCGAACCGCTGTGCGGCCGTCGAGGCACTCCCGGCATTTCCGACGTGGAGTTTAAGAAAAAGCAGCGGCCAAAGACCACCGGCCACTCGTGGCTCTCCGGCGTGTGCAGGCCAAGGCAGGATGCGTCCGGCGTCAGTTCACCCGCCTCCCCGGAAAAGGCAAAGGGCGTGGAGGACCGGGTGTGGGCGAAATCACCAGGGGGGAACAGCGCAGCATCTTCGTTGAGCAGCCTCCCGTACACGTTCCAGTTGACGCTCCAACTCCACTGGTCTACGGTTGCTCTGCGCTCCTCGTCCCACACGCAACAGATGGTCCCCCTGGTTCTGTTGGAGGACAGACGTGGATGGAACTGACCGCTTTCGTGATTACCGATACCCAACTCTCCCCTGGCCAGCGATCGCGGAGTGGCAATCTTATTGCCCTGCGCGTCGAGCAATAGGCCGGAGATATCTGTTTTGCTCGCGCGCTCATCCTCCAAGGCGGTTATGAACCTCTTGCTCTTGGCAAGGCACCCCGCGTCGGGAAAGAAGAGGGCGTTGCTTCCGTCATTGACGACCTGGCAAGGCTCCGCGGAAGCGCCATTCTCGTCGACGAATCGGCCCAACACCGAGTAACCCCCACTAATCGCACGCCAGACCACCAGCCATCGCGGCTGGAGGACATCGTATGCTGTGGTCGGCTGGTCCTGCCTGTTCTGGTCCGAGACCACCGGCACTTGCTTGACCAGCTGGATGTTGGTCTGCCGGTCGAAATGTGCCATGGGCGCTTTTCGCCGCTTGCCGACAAGCGAGGATTGCCGGGGTTGTGCCTCCCCGATGCATTCACCCTTGGTGCTCCGCAGTCGGCTGAGGCGATCGGCAAATGTGTTGTCAATATGGATGGGGGCAAGGCCGAACGATCCTTCCCAAATGCCAGGCAAGGCAGAGGGTTGCCAGGGTTCACGGACCGCTCCTGCGGGTAGCTCAGGGTCCACGGCCACCTGATCGCCCCTCCGGAGATCGAAACCGCCCAGCTGGGTTTGCGCCGTCGCAGAGAGAGAAAGGGTCCGGGGATCGGGCAACGGGCGTTTAGCGGCATGGGTGGAGGCTAATTGCGTCTTGGAGTCCCAGCTACGCAGAACCAGGATGCTATCGCCTTGCACCTGGACGAGGATGAGAGACTTCTGCGCCGCGGGGGGCACGCCGTACCCGACTGCGCTTTGGCCAGCCTGGCGCCAGAGTTGTTCGGTGCAATCAAGGAAATAGTCGCAGATGAACCTGGGGGTCCAATGCCCACAGCCGCCAGAGGTAGAGGTAATGTCGGTAGGGAGCTCTGAGTACTGCGTGTCGTTGTGCGCCGCGACCGTCTACAGCGCTTTGGCATGCTCCTTCTTAAAGGTCCGCGTGAAGTCGGCTTCGTAGTATTCCCCGTCGAGGATCGTAAAGGCGGTGTCGAATCCTTCAGCGGCCCTGCCTGTGTAGAGTGTTTCGCAGTACCA contains these protein-coding regions:
- a CDS encoding G8 domain-containing protein encodes the protein MSKRCIVLSALFFASLVKADIYFTNAGGHGKWNNPANWSNGNVPAKSDHVIIPVDKTCVLPTNVAVKAITVVGRLMAEKDNKLNVEELTVRKSGSIYYSGDFCIRPLSQTTEQLGISNEGEIRGASNFECSFSIAPTMIRPTVMALS